The Thunnus maccoyii chromosome 15, fThuMac1.1, whole genome shotgun sequence DNA segment tacaaaaatTCAATAAGTCAGAGTATATACAACATATACCATTTAAATTTCATATTTAAGAATAAAGCCTGATAAAAATGTATtgcaaaaattattttcattgagGACCTACAGTGTTAACACACATCTAGCCACTCTGTCAACTGTAATTGTACCAAGCAAACACTGGGACTACAAGCCTGCCAGAGGCATAGATCTCCAGCTGTACATGAAATTAGAACTTTCATAGTCCAGTATTCACCTAAACACAAAGTCACAAGGCTGTGCCTGCCCCCATCAATTAATCCTGCAGTGATCTATAATTTCAGAATTTTTGGTTCATGATTTAATGCCTTAGACCATCAACCTGCACTAAATGGACtataaatgcacacatacaaaaaaaaagtttgataagGTAATAGTTGGTCCAGAAGATGGACTAAATCCctacacaaaaaaaagagctttaCACAGGATTTCACACTTCCACCCAAAAATACAGCCTGTTCATATACAGCTTGATTTCTTCTCATGACGGATGATGCTTGAAACTGCTCGCACTGCAtggaaaagtgatttaaaagggTACATAAGCACAATGTCAACAGttaaagtgaataaaaacactggTTGGTGAAATTCTGCTTCCGGTCAAGAAAAAGTGCCTGTCCAGCTCACATGAGACAGGGCTTGCAATAGCAGTCCACTACACAAAATGTGTGAGGAGAGAGTAGAGCCACTGAAGTCTGTCGAGAGCACACTGGTGAACAATATATGATTTAGTGCAGGTTGATGGTTTGTTAGCTGGAAGCGGTAAACTCTGGTGAATATAACTGAGGGGGCTTGGCTTGCCATTGAAAAAAATCCTATCAGGCAGGCAGCATATCTGTCGCAGTCAACAAACAGCAAGCCACTCGGAGACAGCTGGGAACACAAATCATTGCTTAGCCACCTGGCCTTCAAGGTTAAAATCAGCTGGGAGACTTTCCAGCAAAAGGGAAAGCCAGACACAATGTACATCAACTACTGATCTTCCACAAAGTGGGATACATTACCATTTCGTTGTTCATCAAGCCTCCTGAAGATGGTCCCATTCCCTGTTGTCCCTCAAAGCCCAGTCCACCCATAGGGAACTTCTGGTTGGACCCACCGAAGGGCATATCTAACAGAACACCATAATAAGTCAAGTACCCATACTTTAAATTGACATATAAGACAAAATACTAATATCAGTTGAGTCACATCATTTGACGGCAAGGCTTACCTAGTATAATTATAAAGGAAATACTacaatcacatttaaaaaaggaaatcaaacaACTGTTAAACAGAGAAACTACATGGGTGTAGTATTCGAAATAAATACTCCTTTGCCAGTTCATTTGGTCCACGTAGCTAAAAGTAACGCAGTCTGATACTACAGCCCTGTAATAAATCCTACCTTTATCAAAGTTATAATGTTAATTTTGTTGAAGATGTTTGAAAGAGGTGCTGATTTAACTTTATGATCAGTTTAGAGCCCATAGCTTGTGGAGCTGTTTAATTGTATTTTGTTATACTGAcaagtgtttctaatatttagtaAATGATCACTGAGAGTCATTAATTTACATCGAGTGGAGCCCACTCCTGGtgccttatttttttcctttgtgacCTTCATGgtcttaaaaaattaaataatctcAATTAAATAAAGAGTAGATAACTTACCACCCATTCCCAATCCTCCGCCGGAACTCattctcatctctctgtccctctgtaataagaaaacagacaataacCATTAAACCAGACAACATATGATAATCAATATCTCATTTACTCACTTCATTACATGCATGGCATATGTTTTGTTCCTATTTAACTCACATCCATGAAGTTGCCCATTCTGTAGTTCTCCTCACGCTGGCGGCGCATCTgttcttccatttctctcttgCGAAGCATCTCCTCCTCTCGCCTGCGACGCTCTTCCTCTTGTCTGTTCAcaaagggggagaaaaaagtcagacacagagcagctgtAAGGTACCATCCATGGACAGGGGAAaaaacaagtattgtgtttatAAGAAGATGCCATGGTGACTAACATCTCTCTCAATCAACAACCAAACAGAATTCTGTTGAACATAAATACCTCATCTGCATCTCCTTCCTCTTTTGCATCTCCTGACTGTGCAACTCCTCCATGCGCCTCAGTTCTTCTTGTCGCCTCAGTAGATCTGCAAGGAAACGCGAAACCGGTTTTAATTGTGGATCTTCAACATTAGATGCACCAAATCCTTCCCACAGAAAAAGCTGCATACCACAGTGCTTACCTTGTCTGAGCAGGTTGGCCTGGTGTTCGTGGTAAGCGTCCTCCATCTCGCTCTCAAGCTTCTCGCGGGCCTCACGCATGTTCTTCTCCACCTGGTCCCTCTGCTGTTTCTCCATTTCATCGAGCGACTTCCAGCGCTTGGAGTATTCGAATTCGAAAGTGCCTGGACGAGCAAAGCGAGGGGGTTCCTCCCGCTCTCTATGGACAAAATCAGcaaagtatacagtatgttaggCTTGCGCGATCGTGTTTGCACCAgggttaaaaaataaagtagtAGTAGCAATGGCCATGTCAAATGAAAACACCACAATTTCTTTTAACAGTACAATAATTCGTTTTCAGTCTATCATTAGTCAGTGGGGTGTTTAAGGCTACTTTCTTACTCCTCCCCTTAACTCACACAGGTTAACATCTGCCACTCCACATAGCAGATTGATTTTAACAGCTGCAAACCTTGAACCACCTCCCCCACTACCACTGCAAAACCCCCACTTGCACATTACACCATCTGCTGCTCAGAAAACCATTTGTACAATAAAGATGAAAAGGGGAGTCAATACAACCGGTCACCCTTTATCAGCTGTCTTCAATCTAATGATTAGACATCTCATCTAACAGCATTGCATCGACTTAACAGAACGatacaaaacaaggaaaaggaaaaaaatggtgTGCTTACGCTTGATATCTGGGGTTCTTCTGTGCCAATTTCTCTGGAAGACCATCTTCATCATCAAACTGGTCGAGAGGCTCCACAATAACTGGCCTGGGTGACCTGAACGGGATCacaaaaaaggaagaggaaTAAGCAAAGTGTCTTTTATGGTGGTGTACTGACTGATGATGTTCAATGCAAATGTGTGTCTTCCAAACTCTGAACTTACGCTGTGAGCAGGAAGACGCCCTCATTGCATCGATCCAGGGCCTTTCTGGCAGCGGGTTTGGAAGCGAACTCAACAATGCCCCTGCCTGTGGATCGCCCACGGTCATCTACAATGACGATGGCCCTTTCAACCATTCCAAACTGTGAGAAAGCTTCTTCCAGGAGCTCGTTAGAAACAAACGGTGACAGGTTCTTCAcagacagagctgcagagtgtgTGGCAAATCGGACACGCAGGGGTCTCCCTTTCATTGGTGTATCATCTAACTCTGCCTTTGCTATCTCTGCGAGTGCACGAGACTCCTGCaagaaatcaaaaatatttagGGATTCATTCATCCCAAGTAAGCAGCATTTCACTATTTTAACTTGGTTAATTTAATGATTAGCTGCAGTATCTCAGTCGGTCGATGTAAAACTGAACCTCAGTTACTGTAGCAATTACTACTCCAACACCACAACTATGATACTCGTGTCCATCTCGACACTGGATAAACAGTCTTACCAATCGGATGAACCCGAAGCCTTTGCTTTTGTTGATGAAGACCTCGCTTGGCTCTCCATATTTTGCGAACAGCTTCCTGAACTCGTCCTCCGTGATGTCGTTGGGCAGGTTGCCGATGAACAGGCGACACCGCTGTGTGTACGTCTTCTCCCCGGGTTTCAGCAACATGGACAGTGTCGCCCTGAAttcctgtttttaaatgataaataaacaacaatatggATTAGAAATCTCACTTCTACGCCAAACcaaataattttatttagaTTCAGacgacaaaaacacacaggggCCCTTTaagaacaaaagacaaagagctAACGAAAATGTGAACTTTTGTTATGTCTAGTTTTTTGTGGTAACGTTAGCGTTCATTCAGCCTTCGTCTCCCTGGCCAACCCGCCCATCCCCCATCAGCTCCGTGTGCtggcaggaagaaaaaaaaaaacttgacctACATTTTGAGGTAAATCTTCGGGCAACTAACAAACACGCGGAAAGCCGCTGTACATCGGCGCTCACCAAACACTACACACTGCATTACCTTTGTTTCATCAGATTTTACTATTATATGCAAATTTTGCGAATGCACGAGTTATACACAAGATGGCGGATAGCCGAGGTGACTAATGCTGGCTAACACCAATGACTGTCGACACATTTCTGGGCagaaaatgtgtcacaaataATACTACAGACCTTCGTTTGGCTTCCGTCTGCGTTGTCGTTTGAGGCCGATTCCTGGTCCTGTTTGGACTTGTTTTGAGTCCCCTGTGGTCCCGTCCTGTGGCCCTGTTGCGGACCTGTCTTCTGGCCTTGTTGCGGGCCTGTCCTCTGGCCTTGTTGTGGACCTGTCTTCTGGCCTTGTTGGGGACCCGTCCTCTGGCCTTGTTGCGGACCTGTCTTCTGGCCTTGTTGTGGGCCTGTCCTCTGGCCTTGCGGGGGCCCTGACTTGGGGCTCGGAAGCGGCTTCTGCTGTTGTCCGTTAGTATTACCTGCTGGTGATTTAAGCTGCTGGTTCTGGTTCTTGTTATCCTGGTTAGGCTGGGGAGAGGTCATGTTTGGTTTCGGCGGTGGTGACTGGATCTTCGGCTGGGACGCGGGGCTTGCCGGTGTCTGTTTCTCATCCTGCGCCggcttctgctgctgcatcGGGCCTTTCATTGTGAGCGCCGGGCCGGGAGTCGGCGGAGGGATGATTGGTAATCCCTGGTTCTGCGGTGGCTTCTGGGGAGTCGTCTGAGCCCCCTGGTGAGGAGGCCTATTAAAGTTATTTCCTCCCCTGCGATTTTGGTTCTGAAAAGGATGATTCCTGAAATTTGGGTTTCCCATCAACCCAGCCCGTATCGGGCCGCCGGGTCCACCTCCTCTGCGTGGCTGAAAATGATTCATCCCAAGGCCGCCGCGATTATTGTTAAATCGAGACATTGATTCTTTAATTACcgaaaaatatgattaaaatagcaaaaaacGGTCTAGCTTTGCTGCGTAACAGCCGCCTGTGCTTGTGTACTGCAGCTCGAACGTCTCAAAATGGCGATCAACGGTTGCGTAAAGAAGGGTCCTTCTTTCTCCAGCACAATGAGAGCCACCGGCACCGCTGATTGGTCCGCTCAGCGGAAGGAGCGGCCACGGGCGTTTACAGTCTTTTCAAGGAATCGGTTCGTTTGGCCTCCTCCACTGAAACTGTTATACCTGGCTTTCTTTGTccgccccctcctccccccataTGAACAAAAAGTGTGTCCAGCGTACTTTGTCTGAAATATTAAGACAGCTCACTTTGGGCTTGGCTTTGTACTTGTGATCTTATCGAGATTGTCACCTTGGTGCTTAAGATatacaacaataacaatttTCTACATTTGCCAAAATATCTGTTCAAAATGAACCATTCGTTCAGCAGGAGCCTCAGCATTTACTGTCTTCCTGCTTCAGCATATTAATACCAAAAGACTAGTAGTGAAACAGtgcaaaacatgaaaattgCTGTAACATTTATCTGAATTGGGCAGAATACCTCACTGTGATCAATGTCCATCATCGTGACTAAAATGATCAACTATAAATATTTAAGTCATCTGAGTAAACAGAGTTTTAATAATGAGTGTTCCCATTTCAACTCAACTTTTTGCTATCCTTTTGtacattcttttttatattGGGTAAACCTGAAATATGCAAATTGACTGCAGACCAATAGGCAGCCAATCACAAATGTGATGACTTCCACTTGGACTTCATGTGCCTTTTGACTTTAAAAATCTGATACCCTGCCACGGTTATGGAATAAATGTGGaagtaataaacacaaatttatttcttttcatgattTGCATTCATGTTTCACTATTAGTCTCTTGGTGTTAATGTGCTGAAGTGGCACCAAACAGATTTAGAAATTTAGGacttttttgatttaaaaaaacaaggtcTTGTTCCTACCTGTTAAAAACACTTGACAATGTTAATTGAAGCACTGATTACACTGTTTTCAATTAAAGGAAACCTGTGGTGTTTACTGAATtatagttttgctttttttgttttttaaaattttcctCATACCCATCTATCACTCTGTTTATTGATCTTCTGATCTATATCaaggaaaatatgtaaaatggaaaataaaagacACTCGACTCATATGgacttttttttggtcatttattCCGCATACAGGTGTTTTGGAAACAAAATAAGTGGAGAGACCACTTGTCTCACCTCAACATGTTTAATTAATGGTCATCATTATAAACGCACACAAAAGAGGATGAGATGACAACggtgacaaaacacaatgaaacataaatccaataaacaaaaacacatatgtaAAAAGTTTAACCAATGACAACATACAACCCAGGAAAACATACAAGACAGTGCGACGTTGTCACACAGGGGGAAATGTtggaataattaaaaaaaaaagaaaaaaaaaaggtgaaggtgtcaaagaggagaaaaaagctAAATCAAGTTAAGCACAGAACACAGGGCTGCATCAGAGATTTAGAGAAACGGGAAAATATAAAAGCACTCAAGGAGATAAGAGAGACATTCATTGATTTCTGAACAACAATCAAATCAGAtgtctttcttccttttccactgttttTAAATCAGGTTTGAAAAACAGCAATATAGAACAGGTAATaatgaggagagaaaaattAACATTCACAAAGGAAAATGCAGAACACCtgatatatatttgttttttaagcaCACACGACTCCTCAGAGTTACACTCCTATGTCCAAGGATCACAAGTTGTTCAaggttaactttttttttatttgtaaaatcaCTCTTCAGTTATGTTGGAACAGCTTCTTGCCAAAGCTCTCCCATtgtttagcctttttttttgttttgtttaaaagaaGTGAACATTAATAGTGTGGGGTATCACTTTAAATCTGACCTTCTATGTTTTATTAATGGGTTACAGTATAATAAGTTGCCAAACGGAGGGAGCTGGGAGGTGACCTTATTTTATTACAGTGGAAATAAATGGTCTCCATCAGTTTTAAACTGCTTTGGTGTTGTGGATAAAGATATGGAACAATATAACAACCCATAAGCATgtttaaaacaaccaaaaccattttaaaaaaaaatcaactggGACTGGATGAAGAGGAGGCTATTCATAGGGTGGCTGCTGCTGAAACAGAAGCACCTGAAtgggaaaaatatttaaaatgaggAAAATTTGGTGGGAGGAACAGTGAAAAGACTCGTGGTGTGCAGTCTGTGCGGGTCTGCAACCATCTGGAGTGATGCATTATTTCATGCATCTCATACAGGTAAAGTCATTCACCTTTAAGCCTACaatcttatttaaaaaaaaagaaagaaaaagaaatcaactGAGGTACTTTTACATAAAGAATCACATAATCAAAGCAGAAAGAAACTACTAACATGCAGGTGTGGAAGCTTATGAAATAAACAGCGCAGGGTAACAAAAGTATCGATTGattagttttcttttatttcaattGGATTTTCTTCATATAATGCAGTAAATTTTAATcacactcattttaaaaaagaaatgtcaggCTCCTGtagatatttcagtaaaaagGAGCCTTCATAGATTACCAATGCAAGACCAGGACAGGCTGCGGTGTACTTGTAATGGGGTGCTAGGGCGGTGGGGTGGATGGGTTGGTGGGAAACCAGCTGCTCCAGATCTGAAACCATTTAAAAACCAGCGCTCACTGCACCTGAGCAAGACTCTGTGGGACCATACTACACTAACTCTACTGGAGTTACATAGTTAGTATGGTCACAGACAGTTTCAGGTAGGTGTTGGCGAGAAGGAAAGGCGTGGCAGTGGAAGCAATGGAGGATGTGACagctgaaaaaaaggaaaggtgAAGCAAAATGAGGTAAAAGTGGAGTAAAACTAGGGTCAGGATGGAGGCGACAGACAGGTTTTTAAATAAATCCAAAGGGAATGTTCTGTGTGAGTCAGTGTTTCTCCCTCCGAAGGCTAAGACTTGTAAGTGCAAGCACTTAATTATGTTATTATCAAATCAGTGTGTTTGACAGATCTGTTTTCAGTATGAGTGTTGTTGGCTTGGACTGCATGAGAAGcagatgttttgtttagttgtgtGGATCCAATctttattgtgaaaatgtggGTGCGTGATCATGCGTGTGTTTGTTATGTTGTCGATGTGTGTGGAAGAAAGGGGGAgttgggggaggaggggaggggtggggtggggtgcTCATGGCTGTTTCCTGTGGGAGAATGGCAGATCGGGGGTGAGAGGTCAGTGTCTCAGGGGGGTCACAGTAGGGATGAGGTGAGGTCAGATCCGGGGCAAATACTTCTCAATAAATTCCTTTACAGCCGCCATCTCCtgcagggaagaaaaaaatagatgttGGTACAGTGGACAAATAAAATGGATGCCATGTTGTCTTATCTGTTATGGAAAGTACAAAAATACTGAGCctacattaaaaagaaaatacctGTTTGTCTACATAAGTAAGGGGAGAAAAAAGTTAAGTTTTCAGGATGAACTTAAGTAAGTTAAATCTAGTTGTTGATTTGAAAAGTGGGAGGAATTACTTCCACTGTTCAGATTTCTGGAAGTCAAGGTCAGGCGGGTGGGCCACTTTCAAGGTGTGTATAagcatgataataataataaactttattttatttaacttttcttATCTAAGTTATAACgtgctttacagaaaaagaacaaataattatcaaaaaacaaataaagacaaagattTAAAAGACACTACAGATGTGGCCTGTCTGACCTCAGTAGGCAGAGTTCGGTTGGGTTTTGATGGGTACTGTAGTATTTAGAGCCACCCAACATAccaaaaagaacagaaaaaaaacgtGATTTCTCAGATATAAAGTTGACCATAAACCCATAATACTGTTACATTATCCAGGAGACTCCTGGGCTTCTATGTTGAGGAATATTGAGccttaaaataaaactttaaaatgggAATTTACATTGTGGGAAATACGTCTGGACCCAGGAGGTCATACTAGCAAtagtaaaacatttaaacctgcGTTAAGCAATATTTTTGATATGAACACCAAATCGAATAACTCTTTTATGTCATTTGACCCAAAAATCTCTTAATGCGGCTTTGATTTCGTACACGTGCTTAAGCGCACAGTGGTAGAGTACCTGAGGACAGGAGCTGTGAGAGAGCCCTGGGTAGGATTTGAAGGTGATCATCTGAGGGTTGACTATGGATTTGAGTTTTTCCGCCGTCATGGCACCAAACTTTACCGGGATCATGGAGTCCATCTCACCGTGGCACTGCAAGATCGGGAT contains these protein-coding regions:
- the sfpq gene encoding splicing factor, proline- and glutamine-rich isoform X2; its protein translation is MSRFNNNRGGLGMNHFQPRRGGGPGGPIRAGLMGNPNFRNHPFQNQNRRGGNNFNRPPHQGAQTTPQKPPQNQGLPIIPPPTPGPALTMKGPMQQQKPAQDEKQTPASPASQPKIQSPPPKPNMTSPQPNQDNKNQNQQLKSPAGNTNGQQQKPLPSPKSGPPQGQRTGPQQGQKTGPQQGQRTGPQQGQKTGPQQGQRTGPQQGQKTGPQQGHRTGPQGTQNKSKQDQESASNDNADGSQTKEFRATLSMLLKPGEKTYTQRCRLFIGNLPNDITEDEFRKLFAKYGEPSEVFINKSKGFGFIRLESRALAEIAKAELDDTPMKGRPLRVRFATHSAALSVKNLSPFVSNELLEEAFSQFGMVERAIVIVDDRGRSTGRGIVEFASKPAARKALDRCNEGVFLLTASPRPVIVEPLDQFDDEDGLPEKLAQKNPRYQAEREEPPRFARPGTFEFEYSKRWKSLDEMEKQQRDQVEKNMREAREKLESEMEDAYHEHQANLLRQDLLRRQEELRRMEELHSQEMQKRKEMQMRQEEERRRREEEMLRKREMEEQMRRQREENYRMGNFMDRDREMRMSSGGGLGMGDMPFGGSNQKFPMGGLGFEGQQGMGPSSGGLMNNEMEPRPVEGG
- the sfpq gene encoding splicing factor, proline- and glutamine-rich isoform X1 gives rise to the protein MSRFNNNRGGLGMNHFQPRRGGGPGGPIRAGLMGNPNFRNHPFQNQNRRGGNNFNRPPHQGAQTTPQKPPQNQGLPIIPPPTPGPALTMKGPMQQQKPAQDEKQTPASPASQPKIQSPPPKPNMTSPQPNQDNKNQNQQLKSPAGNTNGQQQKPLPSPKSGPPQGQRTGPQQGQKTGPQQGQRTGPQQGQKTGPQQGQRTGPQQGQKTGPQQGHRTGPQGTQNKSKQDQESASNDNADGSQTKEFRATLSMLLKPGEKTYTQRCRLFIGNLPNDITEDEFRKLFAKYGEPSEVFINKSKGFGFIRLESRALAEIAKAELDDTPMKGRPLRVRFATHSAALSVKNLSPFVSNELLEEAFSQFGMVERAIVIVDDRGRSTGRGIVEFASKPAARKALDRCNEGVFLLTASPRPVIVEPLDQFDDEDGLPEKLAQKNPRYQAEREEPPRFARPGTFEFEYSKRWKSLDEMEKQQRDQVEKNMREAREKLESEMEDAYHEHQANLLRQDLLRRQEELRRMEELHSQEMQKRKEMQMRQEEERRRREEEMLRKREMEEQMRRQREENYRMGNFMDRDREMRMSSGGGLGMGDMPFGGSNQKFPMGGLGFEGQQGMGPSSGGLMNNEMRNERFAPGGPRGMGPGNPGYGRVREEFDGPTKKPRF